In one Methylocaldum szegediense genomic region, the following are encoded:
- a CDS encoding DNA translocase FtsK, protein MSQFHKKLTIGQDLGSVLVRGLREAAFLIYLAISLFFLISLMTFDASDPGWTHTGTGRPIANGGGAVGAWLADFALSLFGLPAFLFPFLLSGYGYAVYKGPASKEPYGAVNYLLRWFGFGAAMASGSALADIHLLRVPFPLPETAGGILGQEAAGLLIGAFGTTGATVLLVSFFLAGVSLYTSLSWLGLLDAVGKGGLMIANGLFAAFQALGGASRGEPNNQESQARIDPPREKIKPKRIEPTVKRKSQAPEIKDAKEPRGPLRFHRATTSTKTLLPNEGELPPLDLLNSVAPKIKGYSDAALEEMSQMVESILADFGVEVEVTEVHPGPVITRFEIQPAAGVKVSRISGLAKDLARALSVTSVRVVEIIPGKSVIGLEIPNEERETVLLHSVLSSEPYQQSTSPLTLVLGKDIGGQPVVANLARMPHLLVAGTTGSGKSVAINVMILSILYKARPDEVRLIMIDPKMLELSVYEGIPHLLTPVVTDMKEAANALRWCVAEMERRYKLMSMMGVRNLAGFNQKVSEAIEAGEPILDPTWSAEQALEGEEPPTLAPLPYIVIVIDELADMMMIVGKKVEELIARLAQKARAAGLHLILATQRPSVDVLTGLIKANIPTRIAFQVSSRIDSRTIIDQGGAETLLGNGDMLFLPPGTGLPMRAHGAFVSDQEVHNVVEFLKKTGRAEYIDEITRFSEDSGDFSGGKSSGGGDGEDLDPLYDEAVRFVTESRKASISSVQRRFKVGYNRAARMIEDMERAGIVGPAESNGSREVLAPPPPDV, encoded by the coding sequence TTGTCGCAATTTCACAAAAAGCTCACGATCGGTCAGGATCTGGGCTCGGTATTGGTCAGAGGGCTGCGCGAGGCAGCCTTTTTGATTTACCTGGCCATTTCATTGTTTTTCCTGATCTCCTTGATGACTTTCGACGCGAGCGATCCGGGCTGGACTCACACTGGCACGGGACGCCCTATCGCCAATGGCGGCGGCGCGGTCGGAGCCTGGCTTGCAGATTTTGCCCTTTCCCTGTTCGGGCTTCCGGCTTTTTTGTTTCCGTTCCTGCTGTCAGGCTACGGTTACGCCGTCTACAAAGGCCCCGCGTCGAAAGAACCCTACGGTGCCGTGAATTATCTGTTGCGCTGGTTCGGTTTCGGAGCCGCGATGGCGTCGGGCTCCGCGTTGGCCGATATTCATCTGTTGCGCGTGCCTTTTCCCCTTCCGGAAACCGCCGGCGGAATCCTGGGCCAGGAAGCGGCCGGGCTATTGATCGGAGCCTTCGGCACGACCGGTGCGACGGTACTGCTCGTTTCATTTTTCCTGGCCGGGGTTTCGCTCTACACCAGCCTTTCCTGGCTGGGTTTGCTGGACGCGGTGGGAAAAGGCGGATTGATGATCGCCAACGGCTTGTTCGCCGCTTTCCAGGCGCTCGGCGGAGCATCCCGAGGGGAGCCAAACAATCAGGAAAGCCAAGCACGGATCGACCCGCCGCGGGAGAAAATCAAGCCCAAGCGGATCGAACCCACAGTCAAACGCAAATCCCAAGCACCGGAAATCAAGGACGCCAAGGAACCTAGGGGACCGCTACGGTTCCACAGGGCTACGACCTCGACCAAGACACTTCTGCCCAACGAGGGCGAACTACCGCCCCTCGATCTCCTCAACAGTGTCGCGCCGAAGATCAAGGGCTACTCCGATGCGGCATTGGAGGAAATGTCTCAAATGGTCGAGTCCATTCTCGCGGATTTCGGCGTAGAGGTCGAGGTCACCGAGGTACACCCTGGCCCCGTCATCACGCGGTTCGAAATTCAACCGGCGGCCGGTGTCAAAGTGAGCCGCATCAGCGGACTGGCGAAGGACCTGGCGCGTGCCTTGTCCGTCACCAGCGTGCGAGTGGTGGAAATCATTCCCGGCAAGTCGGTCATCGGTCTCGAAATCCCTAACGAGGAACGCGAAACCGTATTGCTCCATTCGGTGCTTTCGTCTGAGCCTTACCAGCAATCCACATCGCCCTTGACCCTAGTGCTCGGCAAGGACATCGGCGGCCAGCCGGTAGTGGCCAATCTAGCCCGCATGCCTCACCTCCTGGTCGCCGGCACCACCGGTTCCGGCAAGTCGGTCGCCATCAACGTCATGATCCTCAGCATATTGTACAAGGCCCGACCCGACGAGGTCCGCCTGATCATGATCGACCCCAAGATGCTGGAACTGTCCGTATACGAAGGCATTCCCCATCTCTTGACCCCGGTCGTGACCGACATGAAGGAAGCCGCCAACGCCCTGCGCTGGTGCGTAGCGGAAATGGAGCGGCGCTACAAGCTGATGTCCATGATGGGTGTCCGCAATCTGGCAGGTTTCAATCAGAAGGTCAGCGAGGCCATCGAAGCCGGCGAGCCGATTCTCGATCCCACCTGGTCCGCCGAACAAGCTTTGGAAGGCGAAGAGCCCCCTACCCTCGCCCCCCTGCCCTATATCGTCATCGTCATCGACGAGTTGGCGGATATGATGATGATCGTGGGCAAGAAGGTGGAGGAACTGATCGCTCGCCTCGCCCAAAAGGCGCGCGCCGCCGGCCTGCATTTGATTCTGGCCACCCAGCGGCCGTCGGTGGATGTCCTTACCGGTTTGATCAAGGCCAATATCCCGACCCGTATCGCTTTCCAGGTCTCGTCGCGCATTGACTCGCGAACCATTATCGATCAAGGCGGGGCAGAAACATTGCTAGGCAACGGCGACATGCTCTTCCTCCCGCCAGGCACGGGGCTGCCGATGCGGGCGCACGGCGCCTTCGTCTCCGACCAGGAAGTGCACAACGTGGTCGAATTCCTGAAGAAAACGGGGCGCGCCGAATACATCGACGAGATCACACGCTTCTCCGAGGACAGCGGCGATTTTTCCGGCGGTAAATCGTCCGGCGGCGGAGACGGGGAAGATCTGGATCCTCTCTACGATGAAGCCGTCCGCTTCGTCACGGAATCGCGCAAGGCTTCTATCTCCAGCGTGCAGCGCCGGTTCAAGGTGGGCTATAACCGCGCGGCGCGGATGATCGAGGACATGGAGAGAGCGGGCATTGTCGGCCCCGCCGAATCGAATGGAAGCCGCGAGGTCCTGGCTCCACCACCGCCGGATGTCTGA
- the trxB gene encoding thioredoxin-disulfide reductase, whose amino-acid sequence MTDQKHCRLLILGSGPAGYTAAIYAARANLKPVLITGIQMGGQLTTTTEVDNWPGDPEGLLGPDLMERMRRHAERFDTEIVFDHIHTADLSSRPFRLTGDSGVYTCDALIIATGASARYLGLPSEEAFKGRGVSACATCDGFFYRNKPVAVVGGGNTAVEEALYLANIASHVTVVHRRDKFRSEKILADRLLQRARSGNVTIEWNHVVDEVLGDDSGVTGLRIKSVTDGSTKDLQVDGVFIAIGHTPNTEIFAGQLDMRDGYIIVKSGLEGNATATSVPGVFAAGDVADPIYRQAVTSAGSGCMAALDAEKYLDDIGAG is encoded by the coding sequence ATGACGGACCAAAAACATTGCCGGTTATTGATCCTGGGATCGGGTCCGGCCGGATATACCGCCGCCATCTATGCGGCACGGGCCAATTTAAAGCCGGTCCTCATCACCGGCATTCAGATGGGTGGGCAATTGACCACAACCACCGAGGTGGACAACTGGCCCGGCGATCCCGAAGGACTGCTCGGCCCGGATCTCATGGAACGTATGCGCCGTCACGCCGAGCGTTTCGATACGGAGATCGTTTTCGATCATATTCACACCGCCGATCTGTCGTCCAGGCCCTTCCGGCTGACCGGCGATTCCGGCGTATACACTTGTGATGCTCTGATCATCGCGACGGGTGCGTCCGCTCGCTACCTGGGACTGCCCTCCGAGGAGGCGTTCAAAGGCAGGGGGGTATCGGCGTGCGCGACCTGCGACGGATTCTTCTATCGCAACAAGCCCGTGGCAGTCGTCGGGGGCGGGAATACGGCGGTGGAGGAAGCCCTTTATCTCGCCAACATCGCGTCCCACGTCACCGTCGTGCATCGACGCGACAAGTTCCGGTCCGAGAAGATCCTTGCCGACAGACTGCTACAACGCGCACGGTCCGGGAACGTGACCATCGAATGGAACCACGTGGTGGATGAAGTTCTCGGCGACGATTCCGGCGTTACCGGACTGCGCATCAAGAGCGTGACGGACGGCTCGACCAAGGACTTGCAGGTGGACGGCGTTTTCATCGCCATCGGGCATACGCCCAACACCGAGATTTTCGCCGGCCAATTGGATATGCGCGATGGTTACATCATCGTGAAAAGCGGATTGGAAGGAAACGCAACGGCGACCAGCGTGCCCGGCGTCTTCGCCGCGGGCGACGTGGCCGATCCCATTTACCGACAAGCCGTGACCTCGGCGGGATCGGGGTGTATGGCGGCGCTGGATGCTGAGAAATACCTGGACGATATCGGAGCCGGCTGA
- a CDS encoding rubredoxin produces MSQYRKFICSACGYVYDEELGDPDSGIAPGTRWEDIPDDWVCPECGVDKSYFDVME; encoded by the coding sequence ATGTCCCAATATCGAAAGTTCATTTGTTCCGCTTGCGGTTATGTCTACGATGAGGAGCTAGGCGACCCCGATTCCGGCATAGCCCCGGGCACGCGATGGGAAGACATTCCGGACGACTGGGTGTGCCCGGAATGCGGCGTGGACAAGAGTTACTTTGATGTCATGGAGTAA
- a CDS encoding GTPase, whose amino-acid sequence MQITFEQLLSTARSWAEKAQSGGWLTSGDVQSLYEMEVRTPAALFESGTHRPLVAAFFGGTGVGKSTLLNRLAGQSIARTGVERPTSREVSLYLHDSVKIQHLPKDFPTDRVRIAYHHDDRRRQVLWIDMPDIDSTELSNRQLVLDWLPHIDVLIYVVSPERYRDDKGWRLLQAHGGEHAWLFVMNQWDRGHPAQVEDFAKLLAKAGFRNPILLRTDSREIEGERKLDDFETLQAILQDMADRHVIHQLELRAEALRLDALRKALNDCLEKLGNRDGYTGLEPNWSGIWRETREDLMKGLEWPIQEVARAFVTHEASVLRRRIDLTKTPDEKPRSEKARPESILWDEWAESRYQDAQDRLIVEAGERGLAVIPLKARLDAVGNGVGRTVLAEGQRSLRLALANPGNALQRFFLKLSGFLSVLLPLIAIGWVSYQVVKGYYESALYHLGYLGTDFAIHSALLIVLSWLLPYFLYRKLKPSAERTAIKGLRDGIALGLDLSGDRVVEQLREMEKERQILVEEGRRIANLSAPTETPAVQGSKLLERVLPASARIRQKTTG is encoded by the coding sequence ATGCAAATAACTTTCGAACAGCTACTTTCGACCGCAAGAAGCTGGGCGGAAAAAGCCCAATCCGGGGGGTGGCTGACGTCGGGAGACGTCCAGTCCCTGTACGAAATGGAGGTCCGGACGCCGGCAGCTTTGTTCGAGTCCGGAACACACCGTCCCCTGGTCGCGGCCTTTTTCGGCGGCACGGGCGTCGGCAAGAGTACCCTGCTGAACCGGCTCGCCGGCCAGTCCATCGCCCGAACTGGCGTCGAACGCCCGACATCTCGCGAGGTATCCCTCTATCTCCACGATTCGGTGAAGATCCAACATCTTCCGAAAGACTTCCCTACCGACCGGGTGCGTATCGCCTATCACCACGACGACCGACGCAGACAAGTCCTCTGGATCGACATGCCCGACATCGACAGCACCGAACTGAGCAATCGTCAGCTCGTGCTGGATTGGCTGCCCCACATCGACGTCTTGATTTACGTGGTCAGCCCCGAACGCTATCGCGACGACAAAGGCTGGCGCTTGCTGCAGGCACACGGCGGTGAACATGCCTGGCTGTTCGTGATGAACCAGTGGGATCGCGGCCATCCCGCCCAGGTCGAGGATTTCGCCAAACTCCTGGCCAAGGCGGGATTCAGAAATCCCATTTTGCTCCGCACCGACAGCCGTGAAATCGAAGGTGAACGCAAGCTTGATGATTTCGAGACTTTACAGGCCATACTCCAGGATATGGCTGACCGCCACGTCATCCATCAACTGGAACTGCGAGCGGAAGCCCTGCGCCTGGATGCGCTGCGGAAGGCTTTGAACGATTGCCTCGAAAAGCTCGGCAACCGCGACGGCTACACCGGACTCGAACCCAACTGGTCCGGCATCTGGAGGGAAACCCGTGAGGATTTGATGAAAGGGTTGGAATGGCCGATCCAGGAGGTCGCCCGCGCCTTCGTGACTCACGAGGCCAGCGTGCTGCGCCGGCGTATCGACTTGACCAAGACGCCCGACGAGAAACCACGATCCGAAAAAGCGCGACCGGAATCGATCTTATGGGATGAGTGGGCCGAGAGCCGGTATCAAGATGCGCAAGATCGCCTGATCGTCGAAGCCGGCGAACGGGGACTCGCCGTGATCCCGCTCAAAGCGAGACTGGATGCGGTGGGGAACGGCGTAGGCCGCACCGTTCTCGCGGAAGGACAGCGATCGCTGCGGCTGGCCCTGGCCAATCCGGGAAACGCGTTGCAGCGCTTTTTCCTGAAACTTTCCGGCTTCTTGTCGGTCCTCCTGCCTCTGATCGCCATCGGCTGGGTGTCCTATCAAGTCGTCAAAGGCTATTACGAAAGCGCGCTTTATCACCTAGGCTATCTGGGCACCGATTTCGCCATACACAGCGCCTTGCTCATCGTCCTATCCTGGCTGCTCCCCTATTTCCTTTATCGAAAACTGAAACCCTCAGCCGAACGAACGGCGATCAAAGGCCTTCGGGACGGCATCGCGTTAGGCTTGGATCTGAGCGGCGACCGCGTGGTGGAGCAACTCCGGGAGATGGAGAAAGAACGACAGATCCTGGTCGAAGAGGGCCGTCGCATCGCCAACCTTTCGGCACCAACCGAAACGCCCGCCGTTCAGGGCTCGAAATTGCTGGAACGGGTCCTCCCGGCATCCGCCCGCATTCGTCAGAAAACCACGGGCTAG